The following are encoded together in the Pedobacter steynii genome:
- a CDS encoding SusC/RagA family TonB-linked outer membrane protein: protein MNKKLLIYSWCLCCFLVGITFSASAQTEVTVRGMVKDSVGGIPAATVRHADSKNGVSTDQEGRYTIKVPKTSKLVFSFIGYKSKTISVADYKPNSEGIYLISVVLSPDNSSLDEVTVVGFGTQKKTSVISSIISISPKELKGPTSNLTTMLAGRVAGMVAYQRSGEPGGDNANFFIRGLGSFGAGKQDPLILIDGIESSNNDMARLQPDDIASFNVLKDATASAVYGARGANGVILIITKSGVDGRTKFNVRAETSLSGNVRNFQFADNISYMRMANEASLTRNPLAILPYLQTKIDATAAGENELLYPNNNWIDLLIKDRTINNRYNISATGGSAKARYYVAGTYNVDNGVLKVDQLNNFNSNIKMKNYSVRSNVNLNLTATTEAIIRVYGQFDDYRGPVGGRDANNNRINGGEKIFNQAIWSNPVMFPAVYPASYSPFTKHPLFGNARTIGDGTYINPYAEMVKGYEDRNASTLQTQLELKQDLNFLTNGLNARMMAYARRYSFFNVTRQYSPFYYSSNVQPDGQITLSPLNDGGIGSLLPVGAEYLSYGEGDKELNSTFYVETALNYNRTFNDKHAVTGMVISTMRNYLSGNAGSLQRSLPSRNLGVSGRATYGYDNRYLAEFNFGYNGSERFSDKNRYGFFPSFGLGYLVSNEKFFEPIKSFVTSMKLRATYGLVGNDQIGRSEDRFFYMSEVNMNDGTYGAQFGELLQGYRNGISLSRYANNLITWERSKQINFGLDFNLKNALDINIDVYRNTRSNILTERTFLPSSMGLQAPVRANTNKMQSQGVDFAMNYNKSFANGMYVQGRGNFTYVTNKILVYDEPSFSDKESYRYHVGRPSTQRFGYIAERLFIDDQEAMNSPQQFGAVAGVDYRGGDIKYRDVNQDGVISDADMVPLGLPESPEIIYGFGGTVGFKGFDLSAFFQGSARSSFFINSENIAPFVFSGGSQNGLLNVIKESYWSEENRDIYAFWPRLSQNFVSNNNKTSTWWMRNGSFLRLKTVELGYSLKDKAAKKLGLSSLRMYVNSSNLASISSFKLWDPEMGGKGLGYPIQVVYNVGLNVEF, encoded by the coding sequence ATGAATAAAAAGCTACTTATTTACAGCTGGTGTCTGTGCTGCTTTCTTGTGGGAATTACTTTTAGCGCATCTGCGCAAACTGAGGTAACCGTGAGAGGAATGGTAAAAGACAGTGTTGGCGGGATCCCCGCTGCAACAGTAAGACATGCAGATTCAAAAAATGGAGTGTCTACCGATCAGGAAGGACGATATACCATAAAGGTTCCTAAAACCTCAAAACTGGTATTTTCATTTATCGGATATAAATCAAAAACCATCTCTGTTGCAGATTACAAACCGAACTCTGAAGGTATCTATTTAATTTCTGTGGTCCTGTCGCCAGACAACAGCTCACTGGATGAAGTTACCGTGGTGGGCTTTGGAACACAAAAGAAAACAAGTGTCATCAGTTCCATCATCTCGATTAGTCCGAAAGAACTGAAAGGGCCTACCAGTAACCTGACCACCATGCTTGCCGGAAGGGTAGCAGGGATGGTTGCTTACCAGCGTAGCGGAGAACCTGGCGGCGATAATGCAAACTTCTTTATTCGTGGATTGGGAAGTTTTGGTGCGGGAAAGCAGGATCCCTTAATCCTGATCGACGGGATAGAATCCAGTAACAACGACATGGCACGTTTACAACCGGATGATATTGCTTCATTTAACGTATTGAAGGATGCGACAGCTTCGGCAGTTTACGGTGCACGTGGTGCCAATGGGGTCATTTTAATCATCACCAAATCAGGGGTAGATGGAAGAACAAAATTTAATGTCAGGGCGGAAACCTCTTTATCAGGCAACGTCCGGAACTTTCAGTTTGCAGACAATATCTCTTATATGAGGATGGCAAATGAGGCTTCTCTGACCAGAAACCCTTTAGCCATACTTCCTTACCTGCAGACCAAAATTGACGCCACCGCGGCAGGAGAAAATGAACTGCTGTATCCAAATAACAACTGGATCGACCTCCTGATTAAAGACCGCACCATCAATAACCGGTATAACATCAGTGCTACAGGAGGAAGTGCAAAAGCGCGCTATTATGTGGCCGGAACTTATAATGTAGACAATGGGGTATTGAAAGTGGATCAGCTGAACAATTTCAATAGTAACATCAAAATGAAAAACTATTCGGTCAGGTCCAATGTCAATTTAAACCTCACGGCAACCACAGAGGCCATTATCCGGGTGTATGGTCAGTTTGATGACTACCGCGGACCGGTTGGTGGGAGAGATGCAAATAACAACCGCATTAACGGGGGAGAGAAAATCTTCAATCAGGCCATCTGGTCAAATCCGGTGATGTTCCCAGCAGTATATCCGGCCAGCTATTCTCCTTTTACCAAACACCCTTTATTCGGGAATGCCAGAACGATCGGAGATGGAACCTATATCAACCCATACGCGGAAATGGTGAAAGGGTATGAGGATAGAAATGCATCGACCCTGCAGACGCAATTGGAACTGAAACAGGATTTAAACTTCCTTACAAATGGCTTAAATGCAAGAATGATGGCCTATGCACGCAGGTATTCCTTTTTTAATGTAACCAGACAATATAGTCCGTTTTACTATAGTTCTAATGTTCAGCCCGACGGACAAATTACTTTATCCCCGCTTAACGATGGCGGAATCGGGTCCTTATTGCCGGTAGGTGCGGAATATTTGAGCTACGGGGAGGGTGATAAAGAACTGAACTCTACTTTTTATGTGGAGACGGCCCTGAATTACAACCGGACATTTAATGATAAACATGCGGTAACGGGGATGGTCATTTCTACCATGAGAAATTACCTTTCGGGAAATGCGGGTTCCTTACAACGTTCTTTACCGTCCAGGAACCTTGGGGTCTCAGGTAGGGCTACCTATGGTTATGACAACAGGTACCTGGCCGAATTTAACTTCGGTTACAACGGTTCTGAACGTTTTTCTGATAAAAACAGGTATGGCTTTTTCCCTTCTTTTGGTCTGGGTTACCTGGTATCCAATGAAAAGTTTTTTGAACCCATCAAGTCTTTTGTGACGAGCATGAAACTGAGGGCTACTTACGGACTGGTGGGCAATGACCAGATCGGAAGGTCGGAGGACCGGTTTTTTTATATGTCTGAAGTCAACATGAACGATGGCACATATGGTGCACAGTTCGGTGAACTTTTACAGGGATATAGAAACGGGATTTCACTATCCAGATATGCCAATAACCTGATCACCTGGGAGCGGTCTAAACAGATCAACTTCGGACTTGATTTTAACCTGAAAAATGCACTGGACATCAATATTGATGTGTACCGGAATACCAGGTCGAACATCCTGACAGAACGTACTTTCTTACCTTCAAGTATGGGGCTACAGGCTCCGGTAAGGGCCAATACCAACAAAATGCAAAGCCAGGGTGTCGATTTTGCCATGAACTATAACAAGAGTTTTGCTAATGGAATGTATGTTCAGGGCCGGGGTAATTTTACCTATGTCACCAATAAAATATTAGTCTATGATGAACCCAGTTTTTCTGATAAAGAATCTTACCGGTATCATGTAGGCCGCCCGTCTACACAACGCTTTGGCTATATCGCAGAACGTCTCTTTATCGATGACCAGGAAGCGATGAACTCTCCTCAACAGTTCGGAGCGGTAGCGGGGGTTGATTACCGTGGTGGAGACATCAAATACCGTGATGTAAACCAGGACGGGGTCATCAGTGATGCGGATATGGTTCCTCTGGGACTTCCTGAATCACCGGAGATCATTTATGGTTTCGGTGGAACAGTCGGTTTCAAAGGCTTCGACCTGAGCGCTTTCTTTCAGGGATCTGCCCGTTCTTCTTTCTTTATCAATTCTGAAAATATTGCGCCTTTTGTCTTTAGTGGCGGAAGTCAGAACGGATTGTTAAATGTAATCAAAGAGAGCTACTGGTCTGAAGAAAACCGGGATATCTACGCATTCTGGCCCAGACTGAGTCAGAATTTCGTTTCCAACAACAACAAAACGTCCACCTGGTGGATGCGCAACGGATCCTTCCTGCGACTAAAAACTGTGGAGCTGGGTTACTCTCTGAAAGATAAAGCCGCAAAAAAATTAGGCTTATCGAGTCTTCGGATGTATGTGAATTCCTCAAATCTTGCGTCCATCAGCAGTTTCAAATTATGGGACCCGGAAATGGGCGGAAAGGGATTGGGATACCCGATCCAGGTGGTATATAACGTCGGTTTAAACGTAGAATTTTAA
- a CDS encoding BNR-4 repeat-containing protein, whose protein sequence is MRTQIVTLLLMLSVIQLSAQNAQTQELQRQVPQTKRQAEQTKGEAEQQQKADKATLLEMLKRVNNHWQANHKPEVRAFWDEAAYHTGNMELFAITQEEKYRSYSERWARYNQWMGAKSADKSTWKYQYGEKEEYVLFGDWQICFQTYIDLYHLNPEPHKIARALEVMEYQMSTAAKDYWWWADGLYMVMPVMTKLYKLTGNKLYLEKLQEYFEYANRIMYDQKTGLYYRDAKYVYPKHKSVNHKKDFWARGNGWVFAGLAKVLKELPAEDPHHTVYVSKYRKLAKAILKSQQPEGYWTRSMLDKDHAPGPETSGTAFFTYGLLWGINNGYLKEKAYLKAALKGWKYLSEVALQKDGKVGYIQPIGEKAIPGQIVNANSTANFGVGAFLLAGAEWYRYLDKHTPSTPAISTIAENGWANNSVNTVVFRKNSLVTFKNIQYAAYYDADQYLVLAKRNIQEKKWTVLRSNYKADAGDAHKSISIMVDDSGYLHVAWGQHNNGLNYVRGIAAGSLQLGEPESMLGTKENKVSYPEFYKLAKGELLFMYRDGGSGNGNLMINRYDPETKKWQRIQDNLIDGEGQRNAYWQTAIDNKGTIHLSWVWRESPDVASNHDLCYARSKDGGRSWENAAGQTYQLPINHGNAEYAAMIPQKSDLINQTAMFADPEGNPYIAGYWRDKSSAVPQYHLVHHDGKGWQVNALNFRSTDFTLSGSGTKRIPISRPQVIAWKSKGLFNVALIFRDMERGNKVSIALCNNLKQNQWRIHDLSAEPVGDWEPSYDTELWKTKGRLDLFLQRVEQIDGEGKANNKPSPVQVLEWKP, encoded by the coding sequence ATGAGAACGCAGATCGTCACCTTATTGCTGATGCTGTCTGTCATTCAGCTTTCCGCACAAAATGCACAAACACAAGAACTGCAAAGGCAGGTTCCGCAAACAAAAAGACAGGCAGAACAAACAAAAGGAGAGGCAGAACAGCAACAAAAAGCCGACAAAGCAACCTTGCTGGAGATGTTAAAAAGGGTAAATAACCATTGGCAGGCTAATCATAAGCCTGAAGTCCGGGCATTTTGGGATGAGGCGGCTTATCACACCGGTAATATGGAACTGTTTGCCATCACACAGGAAGAAAAATACAGGTCGTATTCCGAACGCTGGGCCAGGTACAACCAATGGATGGGGGCTAAGTCGGCGGATAAATCAACCTGGAAATATCAATACGGTGAAAAAGAGGAATATGTACTTTTTGGCGACTGGCAAATCTGTTTTCAGACTTACATCGATCTGTATCACCTGAATCCCGAGCCTCATAAAATAGCCAGGGCCTTAGAGGTGATGGAATACCAGATGAGCACCGCTGCAAAGGACTATTGGTGGTGGGCGGATGGATTGTATATGGTGATGCCGGTGATGACTAAGCTCTATAAACTGACTGGAAATAAACTATATCTGGAAAAATTACAGGAGTACTTTGAGTATGCAAACCGCATCATGTACGATCAGAAAACCGGTTTATATTATAGAGATGCTAAATATGTATATCCCAAACACAAAAGTGTAAATCATAAGAAGGATTTCTGGGCCCGAGGCAATGGCTGGGTCTTTGCCGGTTTGGCAAAGGTACTAAAGGAGCTGCCTGCAGAGGATCCGCATCATACGGTGTATGTGTCAAAATACAGAAAACTGGCTAAAGCCATTTTGAAAAGTCAGCAGCCGGAAGGGTATTGGACCAGGAGTATGCTGGACAAAGATCATGCACCAGGACCGGAAACCAGCGGTACGGCTTTCTTTACCTACGGCTTATTATGGGGCATTAACAATGGTTACCTGAAGGAAAAAGCATATCTAAAGGCAGCACTGAAAGGGTGGAAATACTTATCTGAAGTCGCATTGCAGAAAGATGGCAAGGTCGGATACATTCAACCGATCGGAGAAAAAGCGATTCCGGGACAAATCGTAAATGCAAATTCAACCGCCAATTTTGGGGTCGGTGCCTTTCTGTTGGCAGGTGCCGAATGGTATCGATACCTGGATAAACACACACCATCTACGCCTGCGATCAGTACAATCGCAGAGAATGGATGGGCCAATAATTCAGTAAATACGGTGGTATTCCGAAAAAACTCCCTGGTTACCTTTAAAAACATACAATATGCCGCTTATTATGATGCGGATCAATACCTCGTGCTTGCCAAACGCAATATCCAGGAAAAAAAATGGACAGTCCTGCGCAGTAACTATAAAGCTGATGCCGGAGATGCGCATAAATCCATCAGCATCATGGTAGACGATAGTGGTTACCTGCATGTCGCCTGGGGCCAGCATAACAACGGACTCAATTACGTCAGGGGTATTGCAGCGGGTTCTCTGCAATTGGGAGAACCGGAATCCATGCTGGGTACTAAGGAAAATAAGGTAAGCTATCCTGAGTTTTATAAACTCGCTAAGGGAGAACTGCTGTTTATGTACCGAGATGGGGGATCGGGTAATGGAAACCTTATGATCAACAGATACGATCCGGAGACAAAAAAATGGCAGCGCATACAGGACAACCTGATTGACGGGGAAGGTCAGCGCAATGCCTATTGGCAAACAGCGATAGACAATAAGGGAACCATACACCTTTCATGGGTATGGCGGGAAAGTCCGGATGTAGCCAGCAACCATGATCTTTGTTATGCACGATCTAAGGACGGGGGGCGGAGTTGGGAAAATGCTGCCGGCCAGACTTATCAACTCCCGATCAATCATGGAAATGCTGAATATGCGGCGATGATCCCTCAAAAAAGCGACCTGATCAATCAGACCGCTATGTTTGCTGATCCTGAAGGAAACCCCTACATAGCCGGATACTGGAGAGATAAAAGTTCAGCTGTTCCCCAATATCACCTGGTACATCACGATGGCAAAGGCTGGCAGGTCAATGCGCTGAACTTTCGTTCAACTGATTTCACACTTAGCGGATCGGGTACAAAGCGCATTCCCATATCCAGACCACAGGTGATCGCCTGGAAAAGTAAAGGCCTTTTTAATGTCGCCTTAATTTTCAGGGATATGGAGCGGGGAAATAAAGTTTCTATTGCCCTTTGCAATAACCTGAAACAAAATCAATGGCGTATTCATGACCTCAGCGCAGAGCCGGTGGGCGACTGGGAGCCGAGTTATGATACGGAACTGTGGAAAACTAAAGGACGACTGGACCTCTTCCTGCAACGTGTAGAACAGATAGACGGGGAGGGGAAAGCAAATAACAAACCAAGTCCGGTCCAGGTATTGGAATGGAAGCCCTGA
- a CDS encoding RagB/SusD family nutrient uptake outer membrane protein: protein MNHLIINKTSKMRRYFYLGVLLTISFSSCKKYLDIVPDNIPTIDNAFTLRNEAEKYLYTCYSYLPKDGDPTYNIGYMAGDEVWIPYDQREFGPNAWQIARGSQNAADPYADAWSSRRGGGGPQNNQGVGFYGLFTGIRNCNIFLENVKNPAKVLDLRQDERERWIAEVQFLKAYYHFYLLRMYGPIPLVKTNIDISAPENDVRVKRAPFDECVTYITSLLDSSAAVLPVIIGDRGSELGRITKPIALAVKAKVLLMAASPLFNGNSDYSSFKDQDGVNLFNAGYDANKWKLAAEAAKAAIESATAAGFKLYEFPVTAFKLSDTTKRQMSIRNALTERWNSEHVWANPNSLAAEGLQRNAMARINTNIGVGTARQQLSVPIKIAEQFYTVNGVPINEDKTLNFNNKYTLRTAIRRERFHVKQGYTTARLNFDREPRFYADLGFDGGVWYKYDSPTSSDSATYVLEGKSVQLAGANNYGWYNETGYFIKKVVDWNMASTSSNISYRAYPWPQIRLADLYLMYAEALNETLSSPNAEVFDYINRVRQRAGLLDVQKAWTDYSSNPTKFGNQAGMREIIHQERLIELAFEGSRYWDILRWKKATEMFNQNITGWSVSQGTEQEYYKVRTIYPQSFIAPRDYLWPIRTYDITVNPKLTQNPGW from the coding sequence ATGAATCATTTAATCATAAACAAAACCAGTAAAATGCGCCGCTATTTCTACCTGGGCGTATTGCTGACGATCTCCTTCTCTTCCTGCAAGAAGTACCTGGATATCGTACCGGATAATATCCCGACCATCGATAATGCATTTACATTACGCAACGAAGCGGAAAAATACCTGTACACCTGTTATTCCTATCTTCCAAAGGATGGAGATCCGACTTATAACATCGGTTATATGGCCGGAGATGAAGTTTGGATCCCATATGACCAAAGAGAATTTGGTCCCAATGCCTGGCAGATTGCCCGCGGCTCTCAGAATGCCGCTGATCCTTACGCGGATGCCTGGAGTTCCCGCAGAGGGGGGGGAGGCCCGCAGAACAATCAGGGAGTCGGATTTTACGGATTATTTACCGGTATCCGCAATTGCAATATCTTCCTGGAGAATGTAAAAAATCCCGCTAAAGTGCTGGACTTAAGACAGGACGAAAGGGAACGCTGGATTGCGGAAGTTCAGTTCTTAAAAGCCTATTATCATTTTTACCTGCTTCGGATGTATGGCCCGATTCCATTGGTGAAAACCAATATTGACATTAGCGCCCCTGAAAACGATGTCCGGGTAAAAAGGGCCCCTTTTGATGAATGTGTAACTTATATCACGAGTCTTTTAGATTCTTCTGCAGCAGTATTACCGGTAATCATCGGCGATAGGGGTTCGGAACTGGGACGCATCACCAAACCGATTGCTTTAGCAGTTAAAGCTAAGGTCTTATTGATGGCCGCAAGTCCTTTGTTTAATGGAAATAGTGATTACAGCAGTTTTAAGGACCAGGATGGCGTGAATCTTTTTAATGCCGGTTACGATGCCAATAAATGGAAGTTAGCTGCTGAGGCGGCAAAAGCAGCTATTGAATCGGCCACAGCAGCAGGTTTTAAACTGTATGAATTTCCGGTAACGGCTTTTAAACTCTCAGACACGACCAAAAGACAGATGTCTATCCGGAATGCATTAACCGAGAGGTGGAATAGCGAACATGTATGGGCAAACCCTAATTCCCTGGCTGCAGAAGGCCTGCAAAGAAATGCCATGGCAAGAATCAATACCAATATCGGAGTAGGTACCGCAAGACAACAGCTGAGTGTGCCGATCAAAATTGCGGAGCAGTTTTATACGGTAAACGGGGTGCCTATTAACGAGGATAAAACCTTGAATTTTAACAACAAATACACGCTGAGAACGGCCATCAGAAGAGAACGCTTCCACGTCAAGCAAGGCTATACTACGGCCCGCCTTAATTTCGACAGAGAGCCTAGATTTTATGCAGATCTTGGATTTGATGGAGGGGTTTGGTATAAGTATGACAGTCCGACGAGTTCAGATTCAGCTACTTATGTATTGGAAGGGAAATCCGTTCAGCTTGCCGGTGCGAACAACTATGGCTGGTATAATGAAACCGGGTACTTCATTAAAAAGGTGGTAGACTGGAATATGGCGAGTACTTCTTCTAATATTTCCTATCGTGCTTATCCCTGGCCACAAATCAGACTGGCAGACCTGTACCTGATGTATGCAGAGGCATTAAATGAAACACTTTCTTCACCTAATGCAGAGGTTTTTGACTACATCAACAGGGTGCGCCAGCGTGCAGGCCTGCTGGATGTTCAGAAAGCATGGACAGACTATTCCAGCAATCCGACAAAATTCGGAAATCAGGCAGGAATGCGCGAAATCATTCACCAGGAACGCTTAATTGAACTGGCTTTTGAAGGTAGCCGGTATTGGGATATCCTGAGGTGGAAAAAAGCGACAGAAATGTTCAATCAGAACATTACCGGCTGGAGCGTATCTCAGGGTACAGAACAGGAATATTATAAAGTGAGGACGATTTACCCTCAGAGTTTTATTGCGCCAAGAGATTACCTGTGGCCAATAAGGACCTATGATATTACGGTGAACCCAAAACTGACGCAAAACCCTGGATGGTAG
- a CDS encoding hybrid sensor histidine kinase/response regulator transcription factor gives MTTVFEDKDQRLWIGTLRGGINIIDKNKTRFKTINSTPFKASGLISNFILSFCEDQHGNVWVGTDGEGLSYWNRKDNLFTSYAHQPSKPNTLSNNNVAGMVRDEKNNLWMATYGGGVNLLNPATGNFQHYPCFNQVTGIMDKNAWSIYQDKFKNLWVGTCSDGGTYRLNTASNKFELFDAKLKNVISINEDKQGVLWMGTFSSLIRVDVKNKKHTFFKLNTAVRAIYEDKKGHFWIGTEGAGLLLFDRRTGTYKTWSQKNGLSGNAALNILEDDASCLWISTFSGLSRFTPANGQFKNFHEMDGLQSNQFNYNAALKLKSGEFLFGGIKGFNLFRPEQIQPHSIEAPLLLTDLEINNVPYEQDDSFEDKKSVFEVDKITLPYDKAVLSVGFAALEYSSPNKISYAYYLEGWDDAWNDPGINRTVNYSKLPEGSYRLRIKSTNAEGKWLQNERMLLIEVMPPWWRSYWAYVLYAIGFAGSIYIYLNHQKRQTALKYQVELAHLKVEQEKELNEKKLGFFTNVSHEFRTPLTLIINPLKDILNHNSQVDAKELTVVYRNARRLLSLVDQLLLFRKSDAENLKISKTDLVVFCKEVYFCFSQQARSRNIRFGFSSTAEHIDIYIDREKIEISLFNLISNAFKFSPDGSSIEMCIQEDEDAVEIHIKDTGSGISAEVGDKLFARFYQAREKNQSSQAGFGIGLYLVNKFIKQHFGIVSYSSTPGKGTDFRLTLLKGKAHFPGQLIHEHADETPVFLEELIAGHTDLPVRQVQEEVSNEISTDKPGILIVDDNEEIRTYIKQLFIPAYIVYEAASGEEGLAMVRSNMPDIVITDVVMRELSGVELCTKIKEDPHLSHIPVILLTSSSSAEIKLKGIEGGADDHITKPFDKDMLLARVANLLKSRSTLQNYFYNEITLQSDNSRVSKENKEFLEKCILITEKHLNDPDFSIKILADEVGMSHSALYKKVKTISGKTINEFIRYIKLRTAAQLFINSEHNVNQVAFQSGFSDIKYFREQFHKLFGLRPSEYLKKYRKPFAKGYKLNR, from the coding sequence GTGACCACCGTATTTGAGGATAAAGACCAGCGGCTGTGGATTGGTACACTAAGGGGCGGGATCAACATCATCGATAAAAATAAAACCAGGTTTAAGACCATCAACTCCACCCCTTTTAAAGCCAGCGGGCTGATCAGCAATTTTATTCTTTCTTTTTGCGAGGACCAGCATGGTAATGTATGGGTAGGAACAGACGGTGAGGGATTAAGCTACTGGAACAGAAAGGACAATCTTTTTACCAGTTACGCCCATCAACCATCCAAACCGAACACCTTAAGCAACAACAACGTTGCCGGGATGGTCAGAGATGAAAAAAATAACCTCTGGATGGCCACCTATGGTGGTGGAGTTAACCTATTAAATCCCGCTACAGGCAATTTTCAACACTATCCCTGTTTTAATCAGGTAACCGGCATAATGGATAAAAATGCCTGGAGCATTTATCAGGATAAATTTAAAAACCTGTGGGTGGGCACCTGCTCCGATGGCGGAACTTATCGGCTCAATACCGCAAGCAATAAATTTGAGCTCTTTGATGCGAAGCTTAAAAATGTAATATCCATTAATGAGGACAAACAAGGGGTCTTGTGGATGGGCACCTTCTCTTCCCTGATCCGGGTGGATGTCAAAAATAAAAAACATACTTTCTTTAAGCTGAATACCGCAGTAAGAGCCATTTATGAAGATAAAAAGGGCCATTTCTGGATCGGGACCGAAGGTGCAGGTTTATTGCTGTTTGACCGCCGGACAGGAACCTATAAAACCTGGTCTCAAAAAAACGGTTTAAGCGGTAATGCCGCACTGAATATCCTGGAAGACGATGCCAGCTGCCTCTGGATCTCTACATTTAGCGGCTTAAGCCGGTTTACCCCTGCCAACGGACAGTTCAAAAATTTCCATGAAATGGATGGCCTGCAAAGCAATCAATTTAATTATAATGCAGCCCTGAAACTCAAATCCGGAGAGTTTTTATTTGGGGGCATTAAAGGGTTCAACCTGTTTCGGCCCGAACAAATCCAACCCCATTCCATCGAAGCCCCTTTACTCCTCACCGATCTGGAAATAAACAATGTACCCTATGAGCAGGATGACAGCTTTGAGGATAAAAAAAGCGTATTTGAGGTGGATAAGATCACTTTACCTTACGATAAAGCCGTACTTTCTGTTGGCTTTGCTGCGCTGGAATATTCCTCTCCTAATAAAATTTCCTATGCCTATTATCTTGAAGGCTGGGACGATGCCTGGAATGACCCCGGAATCAACAGGACCGTCAATTACTCCAAATTACCAGAAGGCAGTTACCGACTGAGAATTAAGTCGACCAATGCAGAGGGTAAATGGCTCCAAAATGAACGCATGTTGCTGATCGAAGTGATGCCCCCCTGGTGGAGGTCATACTGGGCATATGTTCTTTATGCAATTGGCTTTGCCGGTTCCATTTATATTTATCTGAATCATCAGAAGCGGCAAACTGCATTAAAGTATCAGGTAGAACTGGCCCATCTTAAAGTAGAACAGGAAAAAGAACTGAACGAGAAAAAACTGGGCTTTTTCACCAATGTGTCGCATGAGTTCCGGACTCCCCTCACCCTGATCATCAATCCCCTTAAAGATATCCTGAATCACAACAGCCAGGTAGATGCCAAAGAGTTAACCGTTGTGTACAGAAACGCAAGAAGGTTACTGAGCCTGGTAGATCAGCTGTTACTTTTCAGGAAGTCTGATGCAGAAAACCTGAAGATCAGCAAAACAGATCTGGTTGTTTTTTGCAAAGAGGTTTATTTTTGTTTCAGTCAGCAGGCCAGATCCAGGAATATCCGGTTTGGTTTTTCCAGCACAGCAGAACACATCGACATCTATATTGATCGGGAGAAAATTGAAATTTCCTTATTTAACCTGATTTCCAATGCCTTTAAGTTCAGTCCTGATGGCAGCAGCATCGAAATGTGCATCCAGGAAGATGAGGATGCCGTAGAAATTCACATCAAAGATACGGGAAGCGGGATATCAGCTGAGGTAGGTGACAAATTATTTGCGCGGTTCTATCAGGCCAGGGAAAAAAATCAGAGTTCCCAGGCCGGTTTCGGAATTGGTCTTTACCTGGTCAATAAGTTTATCAAGCAGCATTTTGGAATAGTAAGTTATTCGAGTACACCTGGAAAAGGCACAGACTTTCGGTTAACACTCCTAAAAGGCAAGGCCCATTTTCCCGGGCAGCTGATACATGAACATGCGGATGAGACACCCGTATTTCTGGAGGAATTGATTGCCGGCCATACGGATTTACCGGTAAGGCAGGTTCAGGAGGAAGTATCAAATGAAATCAGTACAGATAAACCCGGAATTCTTATTGTAGACGACAATGAGGAGATCCGTACTTACATCAAACAACTATTTATTCCTGCCTATATCGTGTACGAAGCCGCAAGTGGCGAGGAAGGATTGGCGATGGTACGGTCCAACATGCCTGATATTGTGATTACCGATGTGGTCATGAGGGAACTTAGCGGAGTAGAGCTCTGCACAAAGATTAAAGAGGATCCTCATCTGAGCCATATTCCTGTAATTTTACTGACCTCCAGTTCTTCGGCAGAAATTAAGCTGAAAGGAATTGAAGGCGGTGCCGACGATCACATTACCAAACCTTTTGACAAGGATATGCTCCTGGCCAGAGTGGCCAATCTTTTGAAAAGCAGAAGCACCCTGCAAAACTATTTTTACAATGAGATCACCCTGCAATCCGACAATTCCAGGGTATCAAAAGAGAATAAAGAATTTTTGGAAAAATGCATCCTGATCACAGAAAAGCATTTGAATGATCCGGATTTCAGCATCAAAATACTCGCTGATGAGGTTGGTATGAGCCATTCTGCATTATACAAAAAGGTAAAAACCATTTCCGGAAAAACCATTAATGAATTTATACGCTATATCAAATTGAGAACGGCTGCTCAGCTGTTTATCAATTCTGAACACAATGTAAATCAGGTTGCCTTTCAATCCGGCTTTAGCGACATTAAGTATTTCAGGGAGCAGTTTCACAAGTTATTCGGGTTGCGGCCATCTGAATACCTGAAGAAATACCGTAAGCCATTTGCAAAAGGTTATAAGCTGAACAGGTAG